CATTTTTCGCTTGGTTATGGGTAAGACTCGGTGATCGACAACCATCGATTCCACAGAAGTTCTCATTAGGTCTTCTGTTTGCTGGTTTATCGTTTATCGTTATTTTATTACCTGGATATTTAGGCGGATCAGATGCGCTTGTGAGTCCGCTTTGGTTAATCCTTAGTATTTTCATGGTTGTGTTGGGTGAATTATGTTTATCGCCTGTTGGATTGTCTGCGACAACAAAGCTGGCACCAGCCGCATTCTCAGCACAAACGATGAGTCTTTGGTTTTTATCAAACGCAGCTGCTCAAGGTTTGAACGCGCAACTTGTAAAATTCTATTCACCGGAAACTGAGATGTTGTATTTTGGTATTATCGGAGGAATTGCAATTGCACTAAGTGTCGTGTTGTACTTTATTTCTCCATTGATTCTGCGCTACATGAAAGGCGTACGTTAATTTCAACTAAAACAGCTATCCTTAATTGGGTAGCTGTTTTTTATGTGCGATGCAAGAACAATAACCCCTTACTTGAATACACTAGAAAGAATGTGTTTTACAAGAAAGGGGAATGGTATGACGAACAACTATTGGAATCAACAATACAATCGATATAGCAGGATTTCCATTGAAGATGCAATGAGTATCGCTCTGTCACAAATACCTGGTGAGATTAAGAAAGTAGAGTTGGATACTGAAAATGGCAGACTCGTATATGAAGTAGATGTTGTGACTAGGCAAGGCATTGAGTATGAAATGGAAATTGATGCTCAAACGGGCCGAATTACTAAATTAAAACGTGATTAAATAAAACAAAAAGGTCAGCGCTGTAGGGCAAAACCAATTGTCGACAGACTGACCTTTTTCAGTTGATTTACACAAGAATTGTCCAGAGAATCATCGTTACTGTAATGGTCGTTACACCCTGTAAAAGTGTAGCCATCGTTTGCGCTTTATAAGCATCGGTAACTTTCATACCACTAAATTCAGTGATAACCCAAAAGAAACTGTCGTTCACGTGACTCACTGTCATCGCACCAGCACCAATTGCCATAACGACAAGCGCCAGCGGAACAGCTCCCGAAATACCCAAGGTTGGTAGCAACGGTGCGATTAAAGTCGATGTAATTACTAGGGATGCGGTAGAAGAACCTTGAGCTGTTTTGAGAGCCGCGGCAATGAAAAATGGAATAAGTAAGAATAAGGCTCCGCTTAATGCATCCATATTCATATAAGCTATTAAATCTGCTACGCCTGAATTGGCAATCACTTTTCCAAATGCCCCACCGGCACCTGTGATAAGTAAAATCGGTGCCGCGCCTTTTAATCCTTCACCAATCCAATTGGTCATTGTTTCTTCGTTCAATTTAGGCAACAATAGAAATGCTGCAAAAACACCGATTAACAAAGCTACTGATGGAGCCCCCAAAAATTTAAAGAAGTTTATAAAACCAGAATCGCTGTCTGTAAGTGCAGAAATCGATCCAATTCCAATTAACACAATTGGAAGAACAATGGGTAAAAAAGCTTTAAATGTAGATGGCATTTCTCCGAAGGACTTTGTGATCTCGTCATAATCAAGTCCGCTATCATCAGTATCTTCTGGAACTTCAATTTTCGAAGCCACTTTTACCGCCCAAAAATAACCAACAATAACTGCAGGAATCGCAACGAAGAGACCAATTAAAATGATTGTGCCTAAATAATTTTCCGCACCTATATTACCTGCAGCCGCAATCGGGCCTGGCGTTGGCGGAACTAACGTATGGGTTGCATACAAACCAGTCGCAAGGGCAACCGACATGGAGGCAATCGCAACTTTTGCTCGTTTGGCAAGTGCCTTTTTCAAGCTTGTCAATATTATGAAACCTGAATCGCAGAAAACCGGTATCGAAACAATATAACCAATAATCGACATCGCCAATTGAGGACGCTTATTACCGATAACACGTAAGACGACTTCCGCCATTCGATAAGCGGCACCAGACTTTTCTAATATAACGCCAATAATCGTACCTGCTACAATGACAATTCCAATACCTTTCATCAGTCCGCCGAATCCATCATTCACACTTTCAACAACATCACCTAGCGGCATGCCGGAAGTAATACCAACGAAGAATGCACCTAAAAGTAAAGATAAAAACGGATGTACTTTAAATACTGCTGTTAACAAGACAATCAACACAACACTGATCGCAATAATAGCAAATAACATGCAAGCACCCCTTATTGTTTTATTTTAGTAAAATAATCTTTTATTACTTTATATGTTTTCATTTTCAAGTAATGAAATGATTCATTCATTGATTCTTCTACCGAGACATCTATTCCAACAACTGAGTGAACTTCATTAAATAAAGGCATTAATAATTCCCTGCTTTCCTCAGCCACAAGTCCAGAAATAAGAAGGATTGGTTTCCCTTTTCTCTGGGCTACTTCCGCTATACCAAATGGTGTTTTCCCAGATAGGGTTTGTACATCTGACATTCCTTCACCAGTCAAAATAAGTTCTGCATCATGGATATGATCATCAAAAGATATCGCGTTTAACACTACATCTATTCCACGTTTCATAACCGAAGGAAAAAATGCCTGAAACGCCCCCCCTGCTCCCCCAGCAGCTCCAGCACCAGTTTTATTATGAAGTCGTATTCCCGTAATATTTTCAGTGATATTTGCGAAATTCAATAGATTTTCATCTAGTAATTTCACAGTCTCGTTAGTTGCACCTTTTTGCGGGCCAAATACATAGGAAGCGCCCTTTAGACCAACAAGTGGATTTTCAACGTCCGACGCAATAATAAATTTACACTCGGCTATCCGCTTATCAAACAATGTAGAGTCGATGCTATAGAGTTCACCTAAAGCACCGCCCCCAAGAGGCAGTTCTGTTCCTGCGCGATTAAGAAATTTCATGCCTAAAGCACTCAACATCCCTGTTCCGGCATCATTGGTACCACTACCACCAAGTCCAATTATGAAATTTCGATAGCCTGCGTCAAGTGCATGTACGGTTAATTCTCCTGTTCCGAATGAAGAAGCCAGAAGTGGATTCTGTTCATGTTCATCGATTAACATCAGACCCGATGCTTCGGCAATTTCAATGACACATGTTTTACCATCACCAAGAACGCCGTAGTC
This genomic window from Sporosarcina sp. Marseille-Q4063 contains:
- a CDS encoding PepSY domain-containing protein; the encoded protein is MTNNYWNQQYNRYSRISIEDAMSIALSQIPGEIKKVELDTENGRLVYEVDVVTRQGIEYEMEIDAQTGRITKLKRD
- a CDS encoding GntP family permease, producing MLFAIIAISVVLIVLLTAVFKVHPFLSLLLGAFFVGITSGMPLGDVVESVNDGFGGLMKGIGIVIVAGTIIGVILEKSGAAYRMAEVVLRVIGNKRPQLAMSIIGYIVSIPVFCDSGFIILTSLKKALAKRAKVAIASMSVALATGLYATHTLVPPTPGPIAAAGNIGAENYLGTIILIGLFVAIPAVIVGYFWAVKVASKIEVPEDTDDSGLDYDEITKSFGEMPSTFKAFLPIVLPIVLIGIGSISALTDSDSGFINFFKFLGAPSVALLIGVFAAFLLLPKLNEETMTNWIGEGLKGAAPILLITGAGGAFGKVIANSGVADLIAYMNMDALSGALFLLIPFFIAAALKTAQGSSTASLVITSTLIAPLLPTLGISGAVPLALVVMAIGAGAMTVSHVNDSFFWVITEFSGMKVTDAYKAQTMATLLQGVTTITVTMILWTILV
- a CDS encoding glycerate kinase, translated to MKIIVAPDSFKGSLTAVQAAKAMEEGILRYDPTINIKILPAADGGEGTMDSLIRSTSGILTTHRVHDPLGRMINADYGVLGDGKTCVIEIAEASGLMLIDEHEQNPLLASSFGTGELTVHALDAGYRNFIIGLGGSGTNDAGTGMLSALGMKFLNRAGTELPLGGGALGELYSIDSTLFDKRIAECKFIIASDVENPLVGLKGASYVFGPQKGATNETVKLLDENLLNFANITENITGIRLHNKTGAGAAGGAGGAFQAFFPSVMKRGIDVVLNAISFDDHIHDAELILTGEGMSDVQTLSGKTPFGIAEVAQRKGKPILLISGLVAEESRELLMPLFNEVHSVVGIDVSVEESMNESFHYLKMKTYKVIKDYFTKIKQ